Genomic DNA from Neomonachus schauinslandi unplaced genomic scaffold, ASM220157v2 HiC_scaffold_184, whole genome shotgun sequence:
ATCTCaccaaaaaataagaggaaagggGCACTTTCTCTAAAAGTTGAGATACTCTCCgtagatgaaaaaattgaagtGAAAAGCACAGACATAAAGATCCTAAATGAGTCTCAAATTGAATACATTACCTCCTTGCTAATAGCCGAGTCGGAGGCCAGTGTCCCACCAGGACAGGAAGTGCCCTACAGAAACGCTCTTACAGTGGCACTGGAGATTCTGAATGAGAGAGCAAATTTGGGTCCAGCAAGAGCATCAGATGATCCAGAGACCATTAAGCCGTCCCAAAGGGGACCACAAAAGCGATCTCGTAGAAAGTACCGGAAGCCCAAAGGGAACTTACTGAGGGGTCTTAGGAAAAGCAAAAAACTCAAATCGCTGCTGGTACGTTCACAGAGTGAGGACGCCCCAGACGGTGGCCGACCACGGGCACACAGAACCGTCACTCCTATTCCAAGGAAAATGCAAGGGGAGTCCTCACAAAGCTCCAGCATGTACCCAAACTTCCCGTCACTTTCAGAGGGTGATTATGAGAAAGAGGGCAAGGAAAAGAGGGACACCTCAAGAGTTAGGCCCTTGCGTTGCCCAGTCAAGGAGGAGGGTACAAGTGCTAAAGATGGAGGCGCCCTTCCATCTCTGCCACCAGGGTTCAACCTCACTGTACCCAAGGCTCTGAAAGAAGAGGCACGTGACACCGACCCAAAGACCCTGGCCGTCTCCTCTGAATGCTCTGCCTTCTCCGGGAATGTTGGGGACCACGGAGAGGGTCCCTGGAAGCCAGGCTTGGAAGGTGTGGCAGCATCCTCCAGTGCCCCTAACCCGAAGCTGCGTTATTCACTCCGTCTGGCAAATAGAAAAAGGAAGCTGCAGGTACCAGAGTTTGAGAAAGGGCTGCAAGGACTTCAGCCTTCCGTCAACTCAAAGGCTATCAGCCCCACCACTGCTATTAAAAAGGATGTCAGCAAGGAAATGGGACAACCGACAAGCATGGCTTTTCCACAGGAGCCTTGTCCCATTGAAGGAGGAATGATGGTCTGGTTCAAATTCCAGGATCACCCATTTTGGCCAGCGGTGGTAAAGAGTGTCAGCCAAACAGAGCAGACTGCAAGGGTGCTTTTGATTGAGGCAAACATGCACGGCGAAATGAGGGGCATTCGAGTTCCTCTTCGAAGATTAAAGCATCTGgactgtaaagagaaagaaaaactgatgaagAGAGCCAGGAAAGTGTACGAGCAAAGTGTGAACTGGTGTTTCTCCCTGATTTCCCACTACAGAGAAGGGCTCAGTCGCGGGTCTTTTGGAGGCTCTTTCCTGGACTATTATGCTGCCGACATCAGTTACCCAATTAGGAAAGCCATCCAAGACGGGGATGTGGAGATTGATTTCCCAAAGGTGAATTATGCCGACCTGGAAGATTCTGAGGAGGAGGCCTCCCTGGACGGGAAGAGGCCCTGCAAGAAAATTCTCCCTGACCGCATGAGGGCTGCTCGGGACCGAGCCAACCAGAAGCTAGTGGACTTCATCGTGAAAAGAAAGGGAGCTGATCACCATCTTCTGGACATTGTCAAAGGCAGGAAAGAGTCCAGGTGGCTGGCATCATTTCTGAATTCAAGCAGGTACGTGATCTGCATTGAAACATACCTGGAGGATGAAGACCAGTTGGATGTGGTGGTGAGACATTTACAAGAAATCTACAAACAGATAGACAAGAAAATGCTGACTCTGACAAGGGATGACAAAGTGAGTTTTGTTCTGGAAGTTCTTCTGCCAGAAGCAATCATTTGTTCAATAGCTGCACTTGATGGATTAGGCTACAAGGAGGCAGAACAAAGGTACCTCCAGGGGCCACCTGTGCATTACCGGGAAAAAGAGCTATTTGATAAAAATATCctcaaggaaatgagaaagggacCAGCAACAAGGGGCAAAGCTAAATAACTCCTCCTGTGCCCGCACTTCAGCAGAGCGACCTCTAACTGCCCTGTCTGTATGAAATGTGTGATTCCTTCCATTCGCTATGGCATGTAAATATGTTCTGTAAATTTGAGACCCCGGGAACATGCTGGATTCATCTTGGAGCAATCTCTAGCACTTATGGGTAGCACGGCCATCATCATTTCTGGTTCCCAAACGCTTCACAAACTAATTTGTTAAAATACTGCAAACAGTTGTACTTCCCTCTACTTGCTTGGATGTGTACTTGTCCAGGTGTTTTCATAATGTTGCTTTTGACAGTACTTCATATTTCAATATAGGATGCGCATTCTTTTATTACATCAAAGACCCCTGGTGTCAGACATTAAGCCACAATCGTTTTTGAAATCCAGGATAGATGCTCACAGAAACTTCACGTGGATTTCTCATCCTTTTTGCGACGCCTCAGCGTAAATGATTGGATTCCCTCTTGAGATAATTCCTGAATTTGATCTGCCATGCTTATTTGTTTGGAAAAATAGCCCTGAGGGGTGAAGCCAACAGCAGAgatgttttctatatattgtcACTACCTTCAAATGGTTCTTGGAAAAGCAGTCTGGAATCCAAAGTCAATGGGTCATCTGCATGCAGTCCACAAGTGGATGAACGAAATCTCAGCGGGCAGTAAACATTTTGTCAGCCTGTGCAAGATGGTTAACTCTTTGCTTCCCTAAGATTCCACTTAGGGAAGTAGCTCTTGTTCGGTGGCTAAGTGGTTTCCTAAAACAGACAGGCTCCTGGCTGTCTTCCTAACTGACTGGATGCTTTACACATAGTGGTTTATCCCCATGTGGAAGACAACGAGAGTAATCATACACACAGTTTAGCTATTTTAGACCTAGGAATTCAAGCTCACTGCTAGGAGCCCATCTAAGTGACACAAACTGTAGGGAAGCGTGCGCTTTGTCCTGGACCTGTGTCCCCTAAAACACAGTCATTTGCCT
This window encodes:
- the LOC110582611 gene encoding PWWP domain-containing DNA repair factor 3B-like, giving the protein MDAEYVLCNWKGHFWPAKVLSRSRISPKNKRKGALSLKVEILSVDEKIEVKSTDIKILNESQIEYITSLLIAESEASVPPGQEVPYRNALTVALEILNERANLGPARASDDPETIKPSQRGPQKRSRRKYRKPKGNLLRGLRKSKKLKSLLVRSQSEDAPDGGRPRAHRTVTPIPRKMQGESSQSSSMYPNFPSLSEGDYEKEGKEKRDTSRVRPLRCPVKEEGTSAKDGGALPSLPPGFNLTVPKALKEEARDTDPKTLAVSSECSAFSGNVGDHGEGPWKPGLEGVAASSSAPNPKLRYSLRLANRKRKLQVPEFEKGLQGLQPSVNSKAISPTTAIKKDVSKEMGQPTSMAFPQEPCPIEGGMMVWFKFQDHPFWPAVVKSVSQTEQTARVLLIEANMHGEMRGIRVPLRRLKHLDCKEKEKLMKRARKVYEQSVNWCFSLISHYREGLSRGSFGGSFLDYYAADISYPIRKAIQDGDVEIDFPKVNYADLEDSEEEASLDGKRPCKKILPDRMRAARDRANQKLVDFIVKRKGADHHLLDIVKGRKESRWLASFLNSSRYVICIETYLEDEDQLDVVVRHLQEIYKQIDKKMLTLTRDDKVSFVLEVLLPEAIICSIAALDGLGYKEAEQRYLQGPPVHYREKELFDKNILKEMRKGPATRGKAK